AGTAGGCGGTGCATGTACGCAAACGATCGGTTTGAAATGCATACGcttttgtgtacattgtatttacttgTACCACAAGTAactagaaataaacattgtccCTGTACAGTAACCAGATGTACTAAAGTGATGAATATTGACATTGACAGTGTGTTGGTACAAAGGATGTTTTCAGATGATTTCTAATGACTACGTCAGCTTACCTGTTGCAAAGCCCCTGTGAGAAATCGAAAGAAGGTGAACACGTAGTAATCGTTTATGAAGACCTGTATGGTCCCAATGATGACCATAGCCCAATTCACGCCAATGAACACTGGTTTCCTGCCGAAGTTATCGGACAAAGTGGTGAACACCATTGCTCCTGCCATGACGCCGAGAACGAAAAATGTCTGGGTCATGTCCTTCATGTATTCTCTTTCGCACACAAGTTCCCACTGAAAAACAAGATTTGAACGGTTAATAACCGTGTGTATGTAGTGATAGAGCAAATGCTCGAACGAGTTGGATGGTGGAGAAAGATGTTCCTTTGTTCAGTAATGTTGCGACATGCATCGCCTGatatctttaaaaaaacaaatggtTGGCCGAAAACctttcattttatttccacCTTCTTGCCCAGAAGATCTAGCCCAGTGTTCTGTTTTTGGTTATCCCCATATTATTTCATAGTTTCCATACCATAAACAGCTACATGTAGCGTGACCATTATTTTTCCGAAGTAGGATTTAGGGAAGTATATGTACACGTCAACCTGTTCTCAATACATATCTTTGGCTAACAGGAAAATAATTCAGTTATAATGTTCGGGGAGGGAATTGTACTGATGTTCATCTGTTGGATGCAAAATTATTAGCGTCCAATGCTTGATCGTTGTTTCAAGAATAATTTTGCGAAACTTACCTCCATAACAATCGTATTCTTATAATCCGTGATATATGTGAATCCATCGTTACAAGGCACCGAGACAttgttgtagaccacgccatTTAAAGTTTGATTTCCAAAGATGTGACACTTGTCTCGCACTTGCTTTCCTTCGTCATTTCTGACCATTGGGATACTTGTGTTCGCCTCGCCAGGGGGCACCTTACAGTGGTAGTCTGGCACGCCACCTGGAGGAATAAATACAACAGCTCTTTGAGAGATCACATTCCTCTAGCACGGTAAAAGTTGCTTACATTGTCTTCTAACTTTAGATTTGCATACATGAAGTAAAGGATGGTTGTAGAACGTCTAACTTGTTGTGTAGCAAAACTCCTTAATAGATTTTGATTAGCAAAGTATTGTTAAAGCCCTTCGTGTTCATTTTTTCGTGTGACTCAGGTAGAGATAAAACTAAACATTGCCGAGCGATGAAAGATCTATGTTGTTATATCGCTACGTTCAACGGTACGCGCATGCGTACATTAATTGTTTGGGCGAAATGTTAGAGTAGTGTTGACCAACCAACTTCAACAGTAAACTCGTCCAGACTGCAATATTGCAATGGTATTGAACAGGCTTGGACATTGACTTGTAACTACCATCAACACATGATCAGCTTCAGACATCATGTCACGTGTTTAGGATTGCGGAATTAATTAGAACTTGAAGAGCAGAACATTGTCTCCGGAGTACTTTCAGACAATTACTGAAGTGGGTACAGCCATAGCGTAATGGAGGCATTAATTGGAGAGAGCAATTGTAATGCTTATCAAGATTAATAGGGCCTTTGCAGAAGAGGGAAATACGCCATTATATTATTCAGACCAGAATGTTGAATGACACTACGACAAGGTCAATGGCAAAAATAAATCTGCTTTCAATGTTTTGAGAGCTATAATTGGCGCAACAAATATGAATAATAACTACTGTTGTGACCTAATGGGGTGCAAAATCGGCATGATAGAATCAGATATCTGGTACAGAAGTCTTAACCAAAGTACTATATCTATATAGAGAGGatttctttaaattttagatGCCGACACCTATCAACGTGATTAAAAGGTTTGCTATGAGATGTTCTTCCCTTGGCTTGGCTATTTCCTAGTTACATTTGTGCGCAAAGGTTTGCGTGTGTATATCATGATAATAAGTCCAAAGAAAACGACAGTAATTAGGATGTTCATGCAACATGCAATATTCGCCGGTCGAATCATAGTCACTGAACTACTCCTTAATCAAGATTGAACCCAGTTAGTTCAAATCATTTTATGATGACGATTGCACAGTTGTATGGTAGTCCTCTCCACAGCCGATGCAAGTCGAATACACCATGATTACGTGTATGTCACCAACACAGTACTTGGCTGATTAATTACATATTAAGGCTAATTGACCTAGTACGAGTAaagctaaatacatgtatatgataatgtGACCAAAATAATAAGTCAGCTAAGAGGATAGACGGATGATAATGgtcaaaatcaatgtttttctttatATAATTGTTCATGGTAAGAGCTAAAATTTGCCCATTTCTCTTCTGCAGACATAAACGATGATATTCGCACAGAACTAATACATGTTTTACTCACGGCTCTTCTTTCAAACACTCCGATGTCGTAAAAGTACGCTTGTATCATGCACAAATGACTCGACTGGTTTTTttatataaaaacaaaacaccTGCCAAACCCACCCGGTCACATAGCGCCCATAAGATCACATGACAGAGCCATTATCGAAGAGTAGCAATCCGTGTAATTCGCTTTTTGTATAAGATGCGTTAACTATCAGAGATAAAAAGCACAAATTATAGGTTGATTATAATAATATCATAGTATTTAGGCCATGCTGGATGAAGGAACGAGTAACATCGAATAAACCATTGTAAGCTCAAACAATTAAAAGCCAAATAGTACTGATGACTATATACCAAGATtgtttttcaataacattttggcGCGTTTTTATTGGCTTTATACATACTAACGGCATTCGGAAATCAGCGCTTGTCCACCTAAATAACAAAGGAAGCCGCCATTATTCATGTGTGCAGCAGGGTATGCTTGTAGCACGAGTGATTCAAAATGATCCAAGTTATTATGTTACCGGTATTTCGGATGTTTTCGAAATATCATTTTTCAAAGAGTACATTTATTTGGGAAATCTGTGACAAAAAGTATAATGCATTGACACTGCACGTTTGATAACTGCAGAGTGTCGAGATCGTTAGAATGCTCACAGTATTTCATACTCCAGTCCTCGTCAATGATCGCAAAAGCCTTACGTGTACTTATCCGTTGTGTTATTCTGTATTTTGACATAATATGCATGATGGAAAGGGTTACAGCAATTCATATATTTTGTGTTAAACGCCTCATTAGAACCAACATTTAGTAATAATGGCAATGAATAGTCGACAATTATGCTACCTGATATATTCGCCAACCTATTTCTATGACATTATTCCCACCGATTGGACTTGGGAGCATAAATCAAGGTCTGCATGCCGGTTACATACCTCCAATCGCTAATTTCAGAATCTCCCAACACCGAACATAATATTGTCAAGATAAAACCAAAGAAAACAAACTGCCGTTGTCCACCCTTGCCCTTTCAGACGCAAGAACCCACCACAGCGAATGAGGACAATCATAAAATGTTCGGCAAATGAAAACTTACTTATCATGCGTATTCTGCCCAGAAAGCACGGCAATAACTGATCATGGCTTGTGGTTTAGATTATAGCGTATTCCAGCTGAGAGAAAGTGTTGATAAGGAAACATTGGTTTGAGGAAACGACGTTGTCGCAGTTATCTAATACTCCCCGAAGCTAGCATTGGTAACAGAGAACCTTACTATTGACATGTTAGTCCAGGATGTcccctatcacctcacaccaaccacgaACCCCCTGGATCTCGTTTTTTTCCCACCATGGtaattttaaaacgaacaagtAGGGCGATAGTTGACAATACACGACTAGAGTTCTGGCGGTCTCGGCACAACCCTTGCGAAATTCTTAGAAGCTTTGTCATCATTGCTTTAATACGTTGTAGCTTTAGTCTGTTGCTTCACAGGTGTGAGAAGTTAAGCCTCCCGCTTGTAAATGGTCTAGATAGGCATTGGCCTAGTCAAGTCACGAGGTGTGGCGCCCATTTTGTAATTGAAAGTTCGCCGTAGGCCCCAGTCAAAGCATTTAGTCACTAAGTCAGCGTCATTAGTAACGTTTTCATTAAGCACATTATTCCCATGTCTGGTTGAAGGGCAATGGTATAAAGCAGTTTGACCCATTAGTGATAATGGCAACAGCCGTAAATATAATATACAGTGATCATGCATGCTTGCAATTTATGAAACCAGTACAAATATTTCGGTCTTAACATGCATTGCATATCTTACGTACTTTAAAGTCATTTCTAAGTGGTCGCACATCAGACTTATGACTTGAATTCTGATCACAGGCCTGATCTTTGACCCAATAATAAGACTTGGACGTACTTGCAAATTTGGTTAAAGTTTATTTGATTTCAAACAGCGGGTAAACCAATTGCTGATCGTAAATAAGTGTGCTAGAAAGCAACCCGGCAAAGGCAGCGAGGGTATTCAATCATGCACTAAAATTCACAAGGGGATCATGTCAAACATTGTAAAAGTTTAGAAAACTTGTCAAATTCATTAGAATTTGATAACTTGAGGTAGTTCGCCCATCCCTACGACCTAATAAATTAAGTTTCCaaattttacaatgtttttaatTGCACACAATCCACTCATGCACGACGCCTACGATATAACTCACCAAGGAACACGATGGCCAACACATGCCAACATGCCGGAAATGTGGTGCTGACACTGAGGACGACATAGATGACAACATGCCAGCGGCTAAATCTTCCCAGCAAGGCCAAAGCTTCATCCACTTCCATTGCCATCCTTGCAGCTGCTTAGGTCCGTAACTGTTAACAGCGTAATCGGAACCAATGCCCGAGGTCGAGTCTCGGAAAAAACGATCATGAAGTCCACCGCACTCCGCCGGCGCTCGTCCAATTGTTTGACCGAGACAATTCGCTATCCGATCGGCGAATCTTCATATATAGCTTCCCATTGGCTTTTGACAAGCAACCGCCGGCTTGACCGTTTATTGTAATTGGGGCATTTGGTAAGTATTGGAGGTTGGGAATGGTTAGTAACTAGGTTAATAAATATATGATGCCATGGTAAGCTTAAGCTGTTTGAACCGCTATCATGCCTATTATGACTGCGCGCTGTGAGCTGTCGCCGTCCGGGAACCTGATATTTGTGAAGTCAGGTCATCTGGCTATTGCAAGCCTCCGTCTCTTTTTCCGGACAAGAGTTGCCCATGGTCTTAATGTCACAATTGTTAATTTGGAAATGAAGTTTTGAATCTTTGAGTCGAGGTTGTATTACGATGTAGTTTTGTCATTAAATTGTaaagtcgagttttgaatttcgagaTCACGCTCAAAATTTCGAAGTTAACTTTTGAATTCCGATTTCGAGTTTCGAAGAGCAACATTTTTAGTAACAAGGTATGCTTTTCAATTTCgtagtcaagttttgaattctTAATTTCAGAACAGCCCTCTTGGCTTTCATatgcattttttttcttttatcgttgGTGAGGCTTAGCAACAACTACAGTCAAGGAAACACTAAAGTAGAGGTTATGTACGCCCAAATACTTGAGAACAATATATTATCCACTTGTTGGGAACGATTGGTAAATTAACCGTAAATGATCACCAAATCTCAGTTAATGGATAGTTTCCTCTACGACCACTCTTAAACCACTTGTTTTTTTCGTAGTCTAATACTGTTGTTTGTAATGTATCTGCATACACAAGGTAGGCCAATAGTTAAAATTGCAGCGTATTGTTTAATAGGTAGATAATTGAAGCTCTTGACCGACAAAGTGAACAGGACTACCGTGGATGGAGCAACTGGGGCGTCGCCTGTGAGATTGGGAAAGATAGAGCTCCAACGAAAATGTTTTTCCAAACTTTTGTCGTAAAACTGAATCTTCTTATTCGAAACTTGCCTAATGGTCACAGCATTCTTGTTCTCTTCATGCACTTTTTTactcattcatgtacatatggtACTATTGGTATTAACGATAAGACGAAATAACAGTCCATCGACGATTTAATCAAATATTCGTTCCATAcatgtttggttttaaaaaatatttttttgaaatgcTTATTATGTATACTTGAATATATAAAGCAATACAAAAACTGTACAGAAAATAATAATGTACATAGTTGTTCTTCTGTATGAAACCTTGCGGTAGTGTTCTAAGATGAGAATAGTGATTTGATCATGTCGCGTTTAACTATACAGAGCTGCGCACGGTTTTCGGTATACTTTAAGTAAAATGGTACAATTGCAGCCTCAGTACAGTTATAGCCAATACAGTGCTAAATACCTGTTAGTGCAAAATATTGCACACAGAGgctatacatgtaactgcaccGGGGCTATTGTACCACCTTGACTAACTTGATATTGCATCGTACATATTCAGTCTTCCCCAACATTCCCTCCAGCAGAAATAATGATGATGTCTAGTCCAAATGTTTAAGCTTCGAGTAAGTCACAATTATTTCAAGGTCTAGCTATAAAGTAGCTCTGTTACATGTAGAGCGAATGCATCCCATGGTGAGTGTATTTAATAAATGCATGAGAGAGTCCAATCGTGTCCGtatggtggctgggaaaggacatcacatgattttttttcaacctgaaattttttttttcaacatgaagaatttttctttcaacatgaagattttttttttcaacacgAAGAAttcttttttcaacatgaagaatttttttcatcatgatTAGGCAGACGCAGGCTATTCCTTCCGAGGCATGTCACTACCCCTGACTGCTGAACTACGGCGTCTCTCCCGCCTAGTGTTCCGCATACTCGCGTGAACATCGAAAGATTTCGCGCGTCCTCTCCTCCTGTTCCATGTCTTCATCTCCTCCACGGACTGTGGTAGCGCCCTGCCTTGGGTTTCTGGTAAGAGGAGCGTCAGGACACCCACCACGACGGACAGGGCAGCGAATATGCACCCAGGGAGCCAGTACACTTTCTTCACCTGAAAGATCGAATTAAAAGAGAGGGTATAGTCAATGCGGACACACTTCAAGTCATGTTTCCGAATGTCCAAAGTGCCCGGCAAACGACTAGAGATTTTATCCCTCGTTTTCAATGGTCATCGCAGGTACCAACGACAAGAATCGATGATTGCTGCGAAGGCTGCAACCTATAGCTGTCTAACCAGCAGACAAGCGATCGTTTTATCACTCATCTTAGAGATGATTGCCACAGCTCAcagcgacaaaaattgctcatttgcggGGTGCTTTAATGTGTTACAGTTGGCTACTTTACCATGAAGTTCAAATGTATATTGTTAAACTATGTATTGTGTAAAGTAGGCGTAACTTCCGTATAGGACAGTCTAGGCTGACCGTGTGAATGTAATAACTCTTAATGCCAGATTTACTGTCCAGACAGGGATTTTAGGGCTTCATTAAGTTATTAAATTCGGTTGTTTAATAGCCGTAAATTGTGGTCGTGTAAAAGGGCACTTATCACCGTTTATAAAATTCCTGAGAAGCCTTTCTCAGTAGTAGTCTAAAACATAAGTCTCGTCGTTAGGGTATAACATTCCTTTGGTCACGTTTTGGCTCCAAATGTGATTATTTGGGAATTTAATAATAAAGACATAGGAGTCCGTGACGAGCTAATGGGTACAAGTCGTTTAAGGGACCATTttgagttacattttacatgttttatgcaATTATTCCCTGTCTGCTAGACGATATAAGGTCGCTCTGTGATCATGTTTGGGAGTTCCGGAATAGCAAGCGAATAGGCTACATCCTTGGTTTGGACACCCAGCTATAGGAACCTATTCTGCTGCTCCAGCTCATTGACACGTCTGTATCAACCATCTTGTATGAACTCTGTcttgtcaactacatgtacatctcgaACGGACGTCGAAATAAATTGGTAACTTTATATAATCATACTCTGTATGGATTTGTATACTATGCATGGAATTACACACACAACTGTTGACTCATTGTACTTCCATCGTCTTTGAGGATAGCAAGATCTACGGCCTATAACGTTTCTGCTGCATCCAGGATGCTGCAACTGGGACTCCGCTATAAATGCATGGACAAGCATTACATTCACATGTCAGAATTGAAATTCGCTATAGAATACGTCGATATTAGTGATAGAATTTCAATCCTTTAGCTCCGGAATAGGTATCAAGACCTTAACGGGAGAACGTTTTGGTGATAACCCTCTAGAGTTTTCAAGCACGTGTTTTCGGGGCATAAAGGTTTATCTACATCCAATCACATGGGTCCAGATGCACGGTCAGTCGTCATACCTACCAGAAGAGACGAAAACGGAGCCACCATACCCCCGATGCGAGCACAAACAGAACAGACACCGATGCAGGTACTCCTGATATTGACGGGGAAGAGCTCACCGGCGTAAAGGAagatgatagcgaaagaattgGATATGCAGAATCTACCGAGCATGTTGAATGCTGTACTCACTGGAGCTAGGTCGACCCCACCTGAGGAAAAGAAAGTTTAAGACATTGCCTTATACAATGTACTAACCCTGGTTGAACACCTCATCTGCGTTTTACCACGAATTCataaagactggtctttatGAATTATTGGTTATACTAATGTGTTTCAAGATAGACCGGGGCAAAAGACAGTgtaagtcggatgataacctcaACCTTTTTTCAGGCAATAAACCCCACATTTAAAATGAACCATGTTGCCGTATTTTATAGTCCGAAGTAGGCTatgcaagaaaaaaatataacCACTGAATAATGTAACAATGTTCAATTAGGAAATTGGTGCAGTGGAGCTTCTAACTCATTAAACGTGACAGTAAATTGAATGCTGAAATTCTAACAGCGCATACGCTTTGACATATTGGTATCGGACGCATACCGATATTTGTAGACCTGCAAGCAATTGGATCGGGAAGCGACATGACGCTTTAGAACCCTTCAAACTACTTTTAAACCGACAGATTGCTTACCTGCCTTAGGTGGGATAAAGACGGAGATCGCGAGACATATTCCAGCAAGTACGTGATATGCACAAAGCGGCTTTCTCCGTCCGAATCTGAAAGTTATGGGATTTTGATATCAGCATGACGTTTTCATTTTTGTCACGCCATGAAAAACATACATCTTTGTAAAACATTCACGAACGTTCATGAATTACGACGTAAAAGCGAAGGGAAATAAGTTATCGGCGTAAAATGAAATGTAGCACCCGCCCCCTTAAATTTCACTCGGTCATATACGCTATTGTTCAGTGATTCGTGATGCCTAAGGAGACAGTAGTATCCTTACTCAAACTTCTACTACAACTGGTGTATTATATCCTGCACACCGCCAACACGCTTCATCAGTAAAGATCCAATGTATTCATGGTTAACCTAGCACTTGATCACTTCAGAACCGTAGTGTCAAACGCACTGTGTAATGCCTTGATTTAAACAAATGTGCGTATTTCGTGTTCGACTCGATCCGGCACAATTCCTTGATCGACTCAATCGACTGGCGGCAGAAAAGATAAATGGACCGGAACCAGGTCACCTAGAACACAAAATACGCCTCATTGTAAGAGAGCCAAGAGACACAAGGTTTATGCCACTTCTCCGGTGTTGCTATCTTTAATGTACAAGCATAAGGCTGTTATTTCAGAACAATGTCAACCTACCTTTTTATGACGAAGTAGCAGGTGGTATAGGCGAATGCTTCCACTACGCCACCAATTGCGAAGTTGACATATCgactccctgcgagatctcctGTGCTAAGGGACATCCCGAAATATACCAAGCTGTTCACGAACCTGGCCGTGAAAAAAATCACATGATTATAAATGCATTCCTGTCTTCGATTCCATAAGTTGCCATCCAAATGCGAAAAAGCTAGATGCGACTGACGACTAAGCATTACCATTGATTAGCAAGAACAAAATTGAAAACGGGGCTGTTGTCCTCCCGAAAACCCACGACCACGACCTCACCTACCGTGCGTACACCGGAACACATCAGTAAGTTTAGGGTGGACGCGCTGGATTTGGTAACTACTGCCAGTGCTCTTGTTTTGTTTAATGATTTGCACCGACCGTCTTTTCGATCAGCGTTCAAACCCACGGGGAAAAACGATTTCAGCTTCGTTACTACTCAATCTCTCAACACAGCATTTTCCTTCATACATGTAAGAGGACTTTCTTCACAACGCAAAGTAGAAACCCGCTTGTTTTTGACTTACCAAAGTGCACCCATGACAAGGAGATTCATCCTGAGTTGGGGAAACCTGATGACTGTCAACAAGGTGTCCTTCTCGGCCTTTGGCTTATCATCCTTTGGTTTCCTCCTCAGCAATCGATCCTTGAAGCTCTGTTTTTCTTTAGGCTTTTCTTCAGTTTTGCTTTCATCAGCTACAACTGCAGTATCTCCCGTTTCTTCGTCGACTTTACCAAGAGATAACAACCGCGGGTCAATGTTCAAACCTGAATTAGGTAGGTAATGAGATACATATAAAAAATCTAATGAAAATCTTTCCAAAGAAAAATGTATTAAATATGGTACAGAGAATACTTGCTAGCCGTCTCTCTCAGTCCTTTGAATGATAAAGATGTTTACCTTGTTGATCACATACCCACGTCATTGCGTTTAGAAGTGGAAATCTCCGAACATGACTCTGTTGCCTTATTGCGCGGAGGACGAGCACTGTCTTTCTGATCTCGTCGATACAAGCTACCCAGACAAGTCCATCAGGCAAACCTACCAATGGAGTTTTCGGTCAGCGGATGCTCAGGATAATCTTTTACCCCATTAAACCTAGCGATCTTTCTCAATTGCTTCTCTGCTTCCTTCTCTTTTTGATTAGCAGCTTGCCAACTCATCGACTCGGGACAAACCCTGGTGTGGATAAAAGATCAGCAAGGAAAGAAAAAATAAAAGGAATTTGTAGACTTTCGAGCTTAAACCGTAGGCTGATCTGAATGACCATGCTACGTTATAATGTACTGTACCATGTCCTGCAATGTAACTCGTCGCATTAATCAAATTGCTAGTGGAACGATTCGAGCTACCTTAGAGAACACTACACAGACTAAACGTATA
This is a stretch of genomic DNA from Lineus longissimus chromosome 2, tnLinLong1.2, whole genome shotgun sequence. It encodes these proteins:
- the LOC135483194 gene encoding organic cation transporter protein-like; this translates as MDVDEAVALCGDRSKWHMLIFLLGGMTTAFPSCWQMLAIVFVGGVPRDFHCQVPDDIINDTIPFVKDQRTGEPKRDQCNQFVNESSNGNISYSTNATIPCTDGYTYHTDFTSTIVMEWELVCTRDYLKDLSQTIFVLGVMAGAIIFTTLADMFGRKPVFLGVNWCLLVVGTATAFAKDYYLFLFLRFIAGALQQGITLSGFVLCVEIFAANQRTFAGIIVQVFWGGSMVIQAGIAYALRDWRDFQLAITLPMIITLGGWWVCPESMSWQAANQKEKEAEKQLRKIARFNGVKDYPEHPLTENSIGLNIDPRLLSLGKVDEETGDTAVVADESKTEEKPKEKQSFKDRLLRRKPKDDKPKAEKDTLLTVIRFPQLRMNLLVMGALWFVNSLVYFGMSLSTGDLAGSRYVNFAIGGVVEAFAYTTCYFVIKRFGRRKPLCAYHVLAGICLAISVFIPPKAGGVDLAPVSTAFNMLGRFCISNSFAIIFLYAGELFPVNIRSTCIGVCSVCARIGGMVAPFSSLLVKKVYWLPGCIFAALSVVVGVLTLLLPETQGRALPQSVEEMKTWNRRRGRAKSFDVHASMRNTRRERRRSSAVRGSDMPRKE